The following coding sequences are from one Paenibacillus tundrae window:
- a CDS encoding PTS transporter subunit EIIC yields MADKQNVRDYSTLAKTIYDGVGGEENIQSLTHCMTRLRFVLRDESVAETEKLKKTEGVLNVLQSGGQYQVIVGTHVEHVFNAVENVRGSKGEAAPRQNENNEKSEQPEQNEKKGLSLLLDTISSIFLPIMAGMMGAGILKGILVMCTTLGWMSAESGTYAVLYAAADAFFYFLPVILAVTSAKKFGANQSVALAIAGAFLYPNLVALQAAGSSISFIGIPVKLINYGSSVIPVIAAVYILSKLEKFLNKIMPQLVKGIFVPVLCIAIMVPASLIVIGPLTSLLGDSVAAGYTALYEFMPAVAGLILAVLWPILVIFGAHWGLVPIVMNNFAVYGYDTLLPVTIGTNFAMGGAALAVFLKTKNRTLKEFAGSSSFSAIVGGVTEPAIYGVNLKYKKPFYIACASIGLGGIIVGLASAQYPAMFTVSALTLPAIAVLKGGISMLIAAIVGFVGAFAGTYLFGYNDRMLDEN; encoded by the coding sequence ATGGCAGATAAACAAAATGTAAGGGATTACAGCACCCTTGCCAAAACGATATATGATGGGGTAGGTGGAGAAGAGAATATACAGTCCTTGACTCACTGCATGACCAGACTTCGTTTTGTACTTAGAGATGAAAGCGTGGCCGAAACAGAGAAATTGAAGAAGACCGAAGGTGTACTAAACGTATTGCAGTCTGGAGGACAATATCAGGTTATTGTGGGGACGCATGTAGAGCATGTATTTAATGCTGTGGAGAATGTTAGGGGTTCGAAGGGAGAAGCTGCACCTCGTCAGAACGAGAATAATGAAAAGAGCGAGCAACCGGAACAAAACGAGAAAAAAGGATTGTCTCTATTACTAGATACAATCTCAAGCATATTCCTACCGATTATGGCAGGTATGATGGGTGCCGGTATCCTCAAAGGAATACTTGTTATGTGCACCACCTTGGGTTGGATGTCAGCAGAGAGTGGTACGTATGCCGTTCTGTATGCTGCTGCCGATGCATTCTTTTATTTCCTTCCAGTGATATTGGCGGTTACTTCTGCTAAAAAATTCGGAGCTAACCAATCGGTCGCATTGGCGATTGCAGGTGCATTCCTGTATCCAAACTTAGTAGCTCTACAAGCGGCAGGCAGCTCCATTTCTTTCATAGGTATTCCAGTCAAACTCATTAACTATGGATCATCCGTTATTCCAGTGATAGCGGCGGTATATATCTTATCTAAGCTAGAGAAGTTTTTGAACAAAATTATGCCTCAGTTAGTTAAAGGTATTTTCGTGCCTGTACTGTGTATTGCCATTATGGTACCGGCTTCATTGATAGTTATTGGGCCATTAACAAGTCTGCTAGGCGATTCGGTGGCAGCCGGATACACAGCATTATATGAATTTATGCCAGCTGTGGCAGGTCTGATCTTGGCTGTATTATGGCCAATCCTAGTGATTTTCGGCGCACACTGGGGACTCGTGCCAATTGTTATGAACAACTTTGCAGTCTATGGCTACGATACGTTGCTTCCGGTTACAATCGGTACCAACTTTGCAATGGGTGGAGCGGCTCTCGCTGTATTCTTGAAAACGAAGAATAGAACATTGAAGGAATTTGCAGGATCATCTTCATTCTCAGCGATCGTCGGAGGCGTAACCGAACCTGCCATCTATGGCGTCAATCTGAAGTACAAAAAACCTTTCTATATTGCTTGCGCTAGCATTGGACTAGGAGGCATTATTGTAGGTCTGGCTTCTGCCCAGTATCCTGCGATGTTCACGGTATCAGCGTTGACCCTTCCGGCTATCGCTGTCCTGAAAGGTGGCATCTCCATGCTGATTGCCGCAATCGTTGGCTTTGTTGGAGCATTCGCTGGAACATACCTCTTTGGCTACAACGACCGGATGCTTGATGAAAACTAA
- a CDS encoding AraC family transcriptional regulator, whose amino-acid sequence MTPQDLDTSLRALTPSEELYRQGIPSPKPLEFLYMFKDRKRVAKLLIKDHTELFTISPDIVVKKHSRFQSYPLHFHDWIEINYMYDGSCTQIINNNIYSLQKGQILLVDSDTVHRIEPLGESDILINIIIRKEYFNSNFFNRISADSPLSSFFINSITEGNAHDSFILFPSENSRRLPVFMNEFFCEWFDPCSRSGEMLDSLFSLIMMELIHVYENDSDKQDNRLKKSPIVPILRYIEENYKNCTLSSTAAHFNINANYLSSQLKKHTGMSFMGLLHQQKIRFAKTLLISSNMSVTEVANYVGYENVSFFYKKFNSICGCSPKEYRTI is encoded by the coding sequence ATGACTCCACAAGACTTAGATACATCTTTGCGGGCATTGACCCCAAGTGAAGAGTTGTATCGTCAGGGCATCCCTTCTCCTAAACCGCTTGAGTTTCTATATATGTTCAAAGATCGTAAGCGAGTTGCCAAGCTATTAATTAAAGACCATACCGAGTTGTTTACGATTTCGCCAGATATCGTTGTGAAGAAGCACTCGCGGTTTCAGTCCTATCCCTTACATTTTCATGACTGGATTGAAATCAACTATATGTATGATGGATCTTGCACTCAGATTATTAACAACAATATTTACTCTTTACAAAAGGGGCAGATTCTACTTGTAGATTCGGACACTGTCCATCGGATCGAACCCCTTGGAGAGTCGGATATCCTGATCAATATTATTATTCGTAAAGAATATTTCAACAGTAATTTTTTTAATCGAATCTCAGCTGATAGTCCATTGTCTAGCTTTTTTATTAATTCCATAACTGAAGGCAATGCGCATGACAGCTTTATTCTGTTTCCCTCGGAGAATAGTAGAAGACTCCCCGTGTTTATGAACGAGTTTTTCTGTGAATGGTTCGACCCATGCTCTCGTTCTGGCGAGATGCTGGACTCTCTTTTCTCATTAATTATGATGGAGCTGATCCATGTCTACGAGAACGATTCGGATAAGCAGGACAATCGCCTAAAGAAAAGTCCCATTGTGCCGATCTTGCGTTATATTGAAGAGAATTACAAAAACTGCACGTTAAGTTCGACTGCAGCTCATTTCAATATCAATGCTAACTATCTCTCCTCACAACTGAAAAAGCATACAGGTATGTCGTTTATGGGATTGCTTCATCAACAGAAGATTCGTTTTGCCAAAACACTACTGATTAGCAGTAATATGAGCGTCACGGAAGTAGCTAATTATGTGGGTTACGAGAATGTTAGTTTCTTTTATAAGAAATTCAACTCTATATGCGGGTGTTCGCCGAAGGAATATCGCACTATATAA
- the bglX gene encoding beta-glucosidase BglX, producing the protein MDNTQLLNLLNTLTIEEKIGQLIQLSGDFFNAGAMAVGPMEKLGITQEMVQLTGSVLNVLGAEKVTTIQRDYMEKSRHKIPLLFMADIVYGYKTVFPIPLALGSSWNPELVKGCNRLTAKEACAAGAHVTFAPMVDVVRDARWGRSMESTGEDTYLNSVFAKAMVEGFQGDFTPGESLASCVKHYAAYGAPEGGRDYNTVDMSERRLREEYLPPYKAAVDAGCELVMTSFNTVDEIPATANQWLMDEVLRQEWGFDRVLITDYAAISELIAHGVAENEKHAARLAMEASVDIDMKTSCYANQLKPLLEDGAISQQKLDEAVLRVLKLKNKLGLFEDPFRGASIAKEQELKESYESKSLSRKAATESLVLLQNSKNTLPLTKATKVALIGPYANSQELNGLWAVYGDKSQVITVKKAFEEIMPSDCFKYTQGCAVLESLDGLGDFGFFASEANALNTDEAREAEKNKAIELTKWADVVIFAMGEHTLQSGEAGSRTDLTLPKIQTDFINEVLPWVKRSVLLLFNGRPLVLTDIKDRVDAILECWFPGTEGGHAIVDLVMGHVNPSGRLTMSFPYTVGQVPVYYNGFNTGRPPKGSTHSLRFTSRYLDSPNEPLYPFGFGLSYHVAEYTNLKLSHTNMRADQEIEATIEVHNTSDVEGEEVVQLYIRDLVGSVVRPVKELRGFQKIHLLPGETKQISFIITEELLKFHTKSMRYEAEPGYFEVYIGNSSDSDMCAQFQLE; encoded by the coding sequence ATGGATAATACGCAATTACTGAATTTATTGAATACACTGACCATAGAAGAAAAGATAGGACAACTTATTCAGCTTTCCGGAGACTTCTTCAATGCAGGAGCAATGGCAGTGGGGCCGATGGAGAAGCTGGGAATCACGCAAGAGATGGTTCAACTGACTGGGTCTGTACTCAATGTATTAGGGGCAGAGAAGGTTACTACCATACAACGCGATTATATGGAAAAAAGTCGTCACAAGATCCCTTTATTATTTATGGCTGATATCGTATATGGTTACAAAACGGTTTTTCCCATCCCACTGGCATTAGGGAGTAGTTGGAATCCTGAGCTTGTGAAAGGGTGTAATCGCCTTACAGCAAAGGAAGCATGCGCAGCAGGTGCGCATGTAACCTTTGCGCCAATGGTAGATGTGGTTCGTGATGCAAGATGGGGACGGAGCATGGAGTCTACTGGAGAAGATACTTATTTGAATAGTGTATTTGCCAAGGCCATGGTTGAAGGATTCCAAGGTGATTTTACACCTGGCGAGAGCTTAGCTTCCTGTGTGAAGCATTATGCTGCGTATGGGGCTCCTGAAGGTGGACGTGACTATAACACAGTGGATATGTCCGAAAGAAGGCTCCGTGAAGAGTATCTACCGCCATATAAAGCCGCGGTAGATGCAGGCTGTGAATTGGTTATGACCTCCTTTAACACCGTTGACGAGATTCCAGCTACCGCGAATCAATGGTTAATGGACGAAGTGTTACGCCAGGAATGGGGCTTCGATAGGGTTTTGATCACAGATTATGCAGCCATATCTGAACTCATTGCCCATGGTGTAGCGGAGAACGAGAAGCACGCTGCCAGACTAGCGATGGAGGCTAGCGTGGATATTGATATGAAGACATCCTGTTATGCTAATCAGCTTAAGCCTTTGCTGGAGGACGGAGCAATTAGTCAGCAGAAGCTAGATGAAGCTGTACTTCGTGTATTAAAATTGAAAAATAAGCTAGGATTGTTCGAGGATCCTTTCAGAGGTGCCAGCATAGCGAAAGAACAAGAGCTGAAGGAAAGTTATGAAAGCAAAAGCTTGTCCAGAAAAGCAGCAACCGAATCTCTTGTCTTGCTTCAGAATTCGAAGAACACATTACCACTCACTAAAGCAACTAAAGTGGCTCTAATTGGGCCGTATGCGAATAGTCAGGAATTAAATGGATTATGGGCCGTGTATGGAGACAAAAGTCAGGTCATTACGGTGAAAAAGGCTTTTGAAGAAATCATGCCTTCAGATTGCTTCAAGTATACACAAGGATGTGCCGTACTAGAGAGTTTGGATGGACTTGGTGATTTTGGTTTCTTTGCTTCCGAAGCGAATGCACTGAATACCGACGAGGCTAGAGAAGCGGAAAAAAACAAGGCTATCGAACTTACAAAATGGGCTGATGTTGTCATTTTTGCGATGGGAGAACATACCTTGCAAAGCGGTGAGGCGGGAAGCAGAACGGATCTAACTTTACCTAAAATTCAAACCGATTTTATCAATGAAGTGCTGCCATGGGTTAAACGTTCCGTACTTCTGCTCTTCAATGGCAGACCTTTAGTGCTCACGGACATCAAAGATCGAGTAGATGCGATACTGGAATGCTGGTTCCCGGGTACAGAAGGCGGACATGCTATTGTAGATTTGGTCATGGGGCATGTGAATCCATCGGGCCGATTAACGATGAGTTTTCCCTATACCGTAGGTCAGGTTCCAGTCTATTACAACGGATTTAACACGGGAAGACCGCCAAAAGGCTCTACACACAGCCTTCGCTTTACTTCGCGTTATTTGGACAGTCCGAATGAACCGTTATATCCTTTTGGGTTCGGCTTGTCATACCACGTTGCGGAGTACACTAACTTGAAGCTAAGTCATACGAATATGCGAGCCGATCAAGAAATTGAAGCTACGATTGAGGTTCACAACACGAGTGATGTTGAAGGAGAAGAAGTGGTTCAGCTCTACATTCGTGATCTTGTAGGAAGTGTCGTGCGACCGGTCAAGGAATTGCGAGGCTTTCAGAAGATTCATCTGCTCCCTGGTGAGACCAAACAGATCAGCTTTATAATCACAGAAGAACTGCTGAAATTCCATACCAAGAGTATGAGGTATGAGGCAGAACCGGGTTATTTTGAAGTTTATATTGGAAATAGCTCGGACAGTGACATGTGTGCTCAATTTCAATTAGAATAG
- a CDS encoding YdcF family protein: MNSEIAKEPAVPNLTQDQINRITEAVFMHSVDEDISCDVIFVFGGTHAGHWTRTIAAYRLGLGKQIVVTGRCSWVSLQQARENQVPESHVIRQHLIEAGIPSDVIYVESKSVNTLENVLFAKEVFDFTNTRSILMVCKSHAAGRQYRTLKKHLHPDVVYMPALFDTVYKNVEINRQNWAETEIGRSRVYGEYLRICKYGDRGDIEMLEERLRI; this comes from the coding sequence ATGAATAGTGAAATTGCGAAAGAGCCGGCTGTTCCGAACCTAACTCAGGATCAAATCAATAGAATAACAGAAGCGGTGTTCATGCATAGCGTTGACGAGGATATTTCGTGTGATGTTATTTTTGTTTTTGGAGGTACACATGCTGGTCACTGGACGAGAACGATCGCTGCGTATAGACTAGGCTTAGGCAAACAGATTGTTGTGACAGGCAGGTGCAGTTGGGTTAGTCTTCAGCAGGCAAGAGAGAACCAAGTTCCAGAGTCACATGTAATTAGGCAGCATTTGATAGAAGCAGGCATCCCGTCCGACGTCATTTATGTAGAAAGTAAGTCCGTTAATACGTTAGAGAACGTATTGTTCGCGAAGGAAGTATTCGATTTCACCAACACTCGCTCAATACTCATGGTATGTAAGAGTCATGCCGCTGGAAGGCAATATCGTACGTTGAAAAAGCACCTTCATCCTGACGTTGTCTATATGCCCGCACTTTTTGACACAGTATACAAGAACGTCGAGATCAATAGACAAAATTGGGCAGAAACAGAGATTGGAAGGTCTCGTGTATACGGGGAGTATCTGCGAATCTGTAAGTACGGTGATCGAGGCGATATTGAAATGTTAGAAGAACGTCTTCGGATCTAA
- a CDS encoding chromate transporter, whose protein sequence is MNERGLFTALLEILWVSTKLGFTSFGGPVAHLGYFHEEYVRKRKWMDEKSYADLVALCQFLPGPASSQVGIGMGVMRAGVLGGIVSFLGFTLPSVLVLILFALILQGVDVSGAGWIHGLKIVAVAVVAHAIIGMAQKLTPDLRRKAIAILAMVITLLWQTAYSQVVMIVGAAIMGFLLYRDHIQHEVESDDQVRFPVKRSIAVVCLVSFIGLLILLPILREITSIQWIAMFDSFYRSGSLVFGGGHVVLPLLEREFVSTGWLSEEAFLAGYGATQAVPGPLFTFASYLGAVMYGWGGGVLATFAIFLPAFLLIVGTLPFWDVVRRNPKAKAAFMGVNAAVVGILIAAFYQPIWTSTIVNPLDFAFAAILFSMLVYWKLPPWLIVLTGAIGGALISLL, encoded by the coding sequence ATGAACGAGCGAGGTTTATTTACAGCATTACTTGAAATTCTATGGGTATCGACGAAGTTAGGTTTTACGTCATTTGGTGGGCCTGTTGCTCACTTAGGTTACTTTCATGAAGAATATGTCCGAAAGCGAAAATGGATGGACGAAAAGAGTTATGCTGACCTCGTTGCTTTGTGCCAATTCTTGCCCGGGCCTGCCAGTAGCCAAGTGGGAATTGGGATGGGGGTTATGCGAGCTGGCGTGTTGGGAGGCATTGTTTCATTTCTTGGTTTCACCTTACCCTCTGTCTTAGTGTTAATTCTATTTGCCTTGATCCTCCAAGGTGTGGATGTGAGCGGAGCCGGTTGGATTCATGGGTTGAAAATTGTTGCTGTTGCCGTCGTTGCACACGCGATCATAGGCATGGCACAGAAATTAACTCCGGATCTAAGAAGAAAAGCCATTGCCATACTCGCTATGGTCATTACATTATTGTGGCAAACCGCGTATTCTCAAGTCGTAATGATTGTTGGCGCGGCAATTATGGGTTTCCTATTATATCGGGATCATATTCAACATGAAGTGGAGTCAGATGATCAGGTTCGTTTTCCGGTTAAACGTAGTATTGCCGTGGTCTGTTTAGTGTCATTTATAGGCTTATTAATTTTACTTCCTATTCTAAGAGAAATAACTTCCATACAATGGATTGCGATGTTTGACAGCTTCTACCGTTCTGGCTCTCTCGTATTTGGTGGAGGGCACGTTGTCCTACCCTTACTTGAACGTGAATTTGTATCCACTGGCTGGCTTAGCGAAGAGGCATTTCTCGCAGGATATGGGGCAACTCAAGCCGTTCCCGGACCGTTATTTACCTTTGCTTCTTATCTAGGTGCAGTGATGTATGGATGGGGTGGAGGCGTATTAGCAACCTTTGCAATTTTCCTACCTGCATTCTTATTAATTGTAGGAACCCTTCCTTTCTGGGATGTAGTGCGTCGTAATCCCAAAGCCAAAGCGGCTTTTATGGGCGTAAACGCAGCGGTAGTCGGCATCTTAATTGCTGCATTTTATCAGCCCATATGGACAAGTACAATTGTGAATCCGCTTGATTTTGCGTTTGCAGCAATCTTATTTAGCATGTTAGTCTACTGGAAGTTGCCACCATGGCTGATCGTGTTGACAGGCGCAATTGGCGGAGCTCTGATTTCTTTACTCTAG
- a CDS encoding ROK family protein, producing MYLVIDIGGTFVKYALMDSGGEISYKDKSPVGKASLQEMLTGLYAIIDKQDLSDIKGIAISCPGTVDVSTGMIYHGGSFPFLHEVNLTQLIRDRYGKEVSIENDGKCAALAELWLGSVKHAQSSIVMVLGTAVGAGIIVDGKLMRGVNLSAGEVSYVMSHVNSITGEANFFGLDCSAVAMVQKIGEMKQLEDPSDGEAVFNMINAGDIEANQVFDEYCLMVAAQIMNLQYILDPELFAIGGGISAQPLLIERLQQAIEKIKRINPLHMAHPIITPCTFRSDANLYGALYNFFVEQEKMLRVKH from the coding sequence ATGTATTTGGTTATTGATATTGGTGGTACATTTGTGAAATATGCTTTGATGGATTCAGGCGGGGAAATCAGCTACAAAGATAAATCACCCGTAGGGAAGGCAAGTCTGCAAGAGATGTTAACTGGGCTATACGCGATTATAGATAAACAGGATCTTTCTGATATCAAAGGTATTGCTATAAGCTGTCCCGGAACAGTTGACGTTAGCACTGGCATGATATATCACGGTGGGTCTTTCCCTTTCTTACATGAAGTCAATCTAACTCAATTGATTCGGGATCGCTACGGTAAAGAGGTTTCGATTGAGAATGATGGAAAATGTGCTGCACTCGCTGAGTTGTGGTTAGGTAGTGTGAAGCATGCGCAAAGCTCAATTGTTATGGTACTCGGCACTGCTGTAGGTGCCGGCATTATTGTAGATGGGAAGCTTATGCGCGGAGTCAACTTATCTGCCGGAGAAGTTAGCTATGTGATGAGTCATGTGAACTCTATAACGGGTGAGGCGAATTTCTTCGGTCTAGACTGCTCAGCTGTAGCCATGGTTCAGAAGATAGGTGAAATGAAACAACTGGAAGATCCATCAGACGGTGAAGCGGTCTTCAATATGATTAATGCAGGCGATATAGAAGCCAACCAAGTGTTCGATGAGTACTGTCTTATGGTAGCTGCGCAAATTATGAACCTTCAGTATATTCTTGATCCAGAATTATTCGCCATTGGTGGCGGCATTAGTGCTCAACCATTACTCATTGAAAGGCTTCAGCAGGCTATAGAAAAGATTAAACGGATCAATCCACTTCATATGGCTCATCCGATCATTACACCATGTACTTTCCGAAGCGACGCTAATCTATACGGCGCGTTGTATAACTTCTTTGTTGAACAAGAAAAAATGCTGCGTGTTAAACACTAA
- a CDS encoding GNAT family N-acetyltransferase, with product MSHENNIIISPLNNDFIEDINTTNDYFELYGRVVPSFQSGKWSYTEVLFDEAREIRFPDEKLDWSQYINQDDKALFLAYMDNTCIGQIRIIKDWNRFCYIENIATKKDYRGSGVGKLLLNQAEEWAKERKLIGMSLEAQDDNLGACRFYVKQGFILGGVDTLKQSYTPNIETTLYWYKLFQ from the coding sequence TTGAGTCATGAAAATAACATCATTATTTCACCATTAAATAATGACTTCATAGAGGATATCAATACGACAAATGATTACTTTGAATTATATGGTAGAGTTGTCCCCAGCTTCCAATCAGGAAAATGGTCTTATACAGAAGTTCTTTTTGACGAAGCCAGAGAAATACGTTTTCCAGATGAGAAGCTCGATTGGAGCCAATATATAAATCAAGACGATAAAGCTTTGTTTTTGGCGTACATGGACAATACTTGTATAGGACAAATTAGAATTATTAAGGATTGGAATCGCTTTTGTTATATTGAAAACATTGCTACCAAAAAAGATTATAGAGGCAGTGGAGTCGGAAAGTTGCTCTTAAATCAAGCAGAAGAGTGGGCAAAAGAGAGAAAACTGATAGGTATGTCCTTGGAAGCACAAGATGATAATCTTGGTGCATGCCGATTTTATGTGAAACAAGGATTCATACTCGGAGGAGTTGACACACTTAAGCAGTCCTATACTCCTAATATTGAAACCACGTTATACTGGTATAAGTTGTTCCAGTAA
- a CDS encoding CocE/NonD family hydrolase codes for MKAFHIQPQFEGIASTIEQENAAGEFDIHGVSEIMVPMRDGVHLHTQVYLPNHGESWPCILVRNPYPNNQAILEASYTHFVKHGYVLVIQSCRGTGLSEGDWSPFVNEREDGIDTLDWLVKQHFQDGNIALFGQSYCSFTTWIIADSFPKEVKTVFLDLFGVDRYGQMYMNGMFRHDIYTSWAFANSGIETSSDPGKLYQEALHVVPHEQADEKLFGRKMPFYQSYISETDRNSAYWQQGLWSDLLRMPTKINIPVFMVEGWFDHHLEGAFKGYELLPEPVKKKSRFVVGPWDHVGNSPGERAYPDSNLLGSFRIKAALEWFDMHLKGQEYTFPPVSYYRIGSSRWEKRDTTVNEAKPWRLYFVNDLEKKLTETPSVSSPVQYVYDPNSPIPTHGGSALLAWIMPSFNGAPHGSLSQPKYPERQDIIQFDSPVLEKGKSITGGIKVSLEVSSDVEDTAFSVKICEVFPDGRSFNIVDGITSLSYRNNSDTPMSYTPNQPVQVIIEMWPTAWEIQPGSFIRAEVSSSNFPAYHVHANAKGPWASMKEYCVATQTIYTGSDRCSYIDFPE; via the coding sequence ATGAAAGCATTCCACATTCAACCCCAATTCGAAGGTATAGCTTCAACTATAGAACAGGAAAACGCTGCGGGCGAGTTCGACATCCATGGTGTAAGCGAAATAATGGTGCCTATGCGAGACGGAGTTCATCTCCATACCCAAGTTTATCTACCGAACCACGGTGAGTCGTGGCCTTGCATTTTGGTGCGTAACCCTTATCCCAACAATCAAGCCATTCTTGAAGCTAGTTACACTCATTTTGTAAAACATGGTTATGTTCTAGTTATTCAATCCTGTAGAGGAACCGGTCTTTCTGAGGGGGACTGGTCTCCTTTCGTGAATGAACGTGAAGATGGCATTGATACATTGGATTGGTTGGTTAAACAACATTTCCAAGATGGAAACATAGCACTCTTTGGTCAATCCTACTGTTCGTTCACTACATGGATTATCGCTGATTCTTTTCCTAAGGAAGTGAAAACCGTCTTTTTGGATCTCTTCGGTGTAGATCGGTATGGACAGATGTATATGAATGGCATGTTCCGTCATGACATCTATACGTCTTGGGCTTTTGCCAATTCCGGAATCGAAACGTCCTCAGATCCAGGTAAGCTATATCAAGAGGCATTGCACGTTGTACCTCATGAACAAGCTGATGAGAAGCTCTTTGGTAGGAAGATGCCTTTCTACCAGAGCTATATTTCTGAGACAGATCGAAATTCAGCGTATTGGCAACAAGGATTATGGTCCGATCTACTCCGTATGCCCACCAAAATCAATATTCCAGTCTTCATGGTAGAAGGCTGGTTTGACCACCATCTAGAAGGAGCCTTCAAAGGCTATGAACTGCTTCCTGAACCAGTTAAGAAGAAGAGTAGATTTGTTGTTGGCCCTTGGGATCATGTCGGGAATTCACCTGGTGAACGTGCTTATCCTGATTCCAATCTGCTAGGTTCCTTTCGGATTAAAGCTGCTCTGGAATGGTTTGATATGCATCTTAAAGGGCAGGAATATACATTTCCTCCTGTCTCCTATTACCGGATCGGTTCTTCTCGCTGGGAGAAACGGGATACGACAGTGAATGAGGCTAAGCCATGGCGTTTGTATTTCGTGAATGACTTGGAGAAAAAGCTAACGGAGACACCATCCGTTTCTTCTCCTGTACAATACGTGTATGATCCAAATTCACCTATCCCCACCCATGGTGGAAGTGCTCTACTTGCTTGGATTATGCCTTCATTCAACGGGGCACCGCATGGCAGTCTATCCCAACCTAAGTATCCAGAGCGTCAGGATATTATCCAATTCGACTCTCCCGTGTTGGAAAAAGGGAAATCGATTACGGGTGGGATCAAGGTGAGCTTGGAAGTTAGCAGCGATGTGGAGGATACTGCGTTTAGCGTGAAAATTTGCGAAGTATTCCCTGATGGTCGCAGTTTTAACATTGTGGATGGTATTACTTCTTTAAGTTACCGAAATAACAGCGATACTCCGATGAGTTACACTCCGAATCAACCCGTTCAAGTCATTATTGAAATGTGGCCAACGGCTTGGGAGATTCAACCTGGTTCTTTTATTAGGGCAGAAGTTTCCTCTTCTAACTTTCCTGCCTATCATGTTCACGCGAATGCCAAAGGCCCATGGGCATCTATGAAGGAATATTGTGTTGCGACCCAAACCATATATACGGGTTCGGATCGTTGTAGTTATATTGATTTTCCTGAATAA